agtcccagctacttgggaggctgaagcaggagaatctcttgaacccgggaggcggaggttgcagtgagctgaggtcacgccagtgtactccagcctaggcaacagagcaaaaaaaaaaaaaaaaaaaaaaaacacacgaACCTAAGCAGCCCCAGGGGATACCCCAGGGATACTTACAGCTGCACCAACAGCGTGTGCGCTCCTGCGGAGCACCTCGCGCGGTCTTCCCCGTCCGCGCTGTAGGTGGCGCCATACAAGTGCAGCACCTGGGCGCTCCTGCAGCGCTTCAGACAGAACGAGGAGACCATGTGCTCCATCTTGGAGGCAATGTTGCTGACCACGATCACCTGGAAGTGGCTCAGGGCCTGCTGGATAAACTCCTCCTCCTGGATCTCGTACAAGCAGCTGAAGAACTCCAAGGAGCCCTGCTGCAGGGTGGAGCCGTCGCTCTGAGCTTTGCTTTGGATCCACTGCAACAGGTCCATCTTGATGTGCGGCGAGACCTTCCAGCAGAGACTCTTCTCCAGGTGGCTCCTGGTCTCCTCGTTCAGGAGTCCAAACAGGAAGCGGCTGGTGAGTGCCAGGAAGCTCCTTTCAGAAAACGCGTACTCGGTCAACAGCCTGGTCACGTCCTGGTCTGGGCCTGCCCCGCCCTCCCCCTCGTCCAGGATATAGTACATAGCTGCAAAGAATTCCTGGAAACTCAAGTGGATGAAGCTGTAGTACCTCTCACAGTTGATGTCCTTCTGGAAGATGTTCATGTTGAGGAAGGCAGAGACGTCTTCCCCGTCTAGGCCGTGCTTCCGGAGGTCCTGCTCCTCAAATAGGATtttctgattccagagcccatcTGCCGCCAAGGAGCACAACCCTCTCTGGTTGGGTGGGGGCTGGAGGCGCGGGGCCCCCGGCTTGGGTTGCATCAGACTCAGCAGGTAGAGCATGTACACTGCAGTGGTGGTCCTGGACGTCTGTCTCAACAGCCCCCCACCCTCCAGCTGCTGCTGGAGGCAGGTACACACCACCCAGCACACCAGGGGGACGAAGCACATGGTGAAGAGAGGCTCGTTGTCCCTCACGTAATTGAAGACTTGGCCCGCCTGCTCTGCATTGTGGAAATACTTGTAGAAGTATTCCTTCCTTTCTGCCTCAGAGAAGCCCAGGATCTCCACATGCCTGGGGTGCTCCAGCAGACGGTGGAGCTTCTCCAAAGCCGTGGGCCGTGTGGTGATGAGCAAAGATAGCTCAGGGAGCAGCTTCTTCCGAATTAAGCTGTTAAGAAGCAGCTCCGTGGGCCGTTTCTCCTCCCAGCAGAGGCACCAGGGTCCCTGAGGATCGTGGAAAGAAGGCTTGAGCTCATCGAAGCCGTCGATGATGAAAAGGAGGCGCTCGGGAACTCGGATGAGCTCCTGGAGAGGCGCGCTGGGCTCAGGCCAGCAGCTGAAGATGAGGTCTTGCATGCTGCATTCCGTGGCACTCTGGTTCATCTCCCTGCAGTTGATGTAGAAGAGATAATCAAATCTGCCTTGGAAGAGCTTCCCGTCCGCCCAGTCCAGCATCACCTTGTGTGCCAGCATGGACTTGCCTATCCCTGCCGCGCCTTGCATGACCACGGTGCGCGGTGGCTCGGGGCGCTCCTCGTCTGGCTCAAAGAGGGTCTCTATCTTGATGGGGCTAGCCTGGTGTCCCACGGTCCTCGCGTGTCCCCGGCCTGTGTCCAGAAGCTGCTGCTGGACCTGCATGGGGTTTGAGTGCTCCTTCACCAGCAGGAGCCGGGTGTACCGGTGGCTGAGGTTGACACATTCCCCTAGGCGCGCATTGCGGTCTTCCATGAGCCGGAATTTCCTGCGGACATAGTCCCTGTAGGTTTCCTGGGGATCTAGGGGAGAGGAATGAAGGTTTTGTGGAAGACTCATCAGCAGCCTCTAATGAGTTCACGAGGTAAAGCGCTCCTCATGTGGCTCAAAgaaggtgtgtgcctgtagttccagctactcaggaggctgagatgggagaatcacttgaacccctgaggtggaggttgcagtgagctgagatcgcaccactgcactctagcctgggcaacagagccagactccatctcaaaaaaaaattttttttaattaaaataatttatttgttttgagactaGGTTataagactggctaattttttttttttttagatggagtctcgctctgttgcccagcttggagtgcaatggtgtgctccctgcaacatccacctcctgggttcaagtgattctccagtctcagcctcccgagtagctgggattacaggcacatgccaccaggcctggctaatttttgtatttttagtagagacggggtttcactatgttggccaggatggtctcgatctcttgacctcatgatctgcccacctcggccttccaaagtgctaggattagaggcatgagccactgtgtccagccccacAAAGTGACTTTCAGCAAAGGATTTATAGAACGGGTACATTACCAGATAGTGCAGACATGAATCTGCCTTTTTTCAAAGGGGGCacaagccaggtgcggtggctcacgcctgtaatcccagcactttgggaggtccaggtgggaggatcgcctgaactcaggagtttgagaccagccggagcaacatagtgagaccctgtctctataaaaacaaaagaaagagaaaacaaaggggGCACAGAAAACTTgggagcagtgcttctcaaactttttttttttttcagtacagacagggtcttgctgtgttatccaggctggtctacaactactagcctcaaacaatcctcctgcctgagccccgcaaaatgctgagattacaggcatgaaccaccatgcctggctgtgctTCTCCAACTTTAAGACGCATACATATCATGCAGCaatcttgttagaaatgcagtcCCTGggctaagtgcagtggctcacacctgtaagagatcgccccactgcactccagcctgggcgacagcgtgagactctgcctcaaaaaaaaaaaaaaaaaatctagaacaaTGTTCTTAATTGGGGTGACTGTGTCCCCTAgttccccaggggacatttggcaacgGGACAAGTGGGTTGGTTGTTACAACTGGGAAAGTACTACTGCCACATAGTGGATAGAGGCCAGAGGTGCTGCTCAACATCCCAGGAACCACAGGACGACCCCATAGCAAAGAACGCTCTGGCCCCGAAATGCCAACAgtgccaatgtggagaaaccctggtCTGGATACAAATGCATCCCTTGGTATTGGATGCCAGCAGAGGCCCATGATAGCTGCCTGAGagaagcttaaaaaaaagaatctgagttTGATactaaaattttcaaaacaaatatgtGTACTTTTAATTATAGTgacatacacataaaatttaccattttaaccactttaaaGCGTACAACTCTGTGACACTAAGTTCACGATGTTGTGCAATCAtcaatatctctttttttttttttttttgagacagagtgttgctctgtcccccaggctggagtgcagtggcatgatctaggctcactgcaaactccgcctcccaggctcaagtgattctcctgcctcagtctcctgagtaactcgatttacaggtgctcgccaccacacccagctgatttttgtatttttagtagagacggagtttcaccatgttggccaggctggtttcgaactcctgacctcaagtgatctgcccgcctcggcctctcaaagtgctggaattacagacgtgagccactgtgcctggccgccaATGTCTATTTCCAGAATGCTTTCAGCATTCTAAACAGAAACTCCATATCcattaaatattaactcataATTTCTCCTCTCCCTGGCaactgctattcttttttttttttcttttctttttttttttttttttttttgagacagagtcttgctctgtcacctgggctggagtgcggcggcacgattcggcttactgcaagctccgcctcccaggctcacaccattctcctgcctcagcctcccaagtagctcagactacaggtgcctgccaccacgcctggctaatttttttgtatttttagtagagacaaggtttcaccgtgttagccaggatggtctcgatctcctgacctcatgatctgcccgcctgagcctcctaaagtgctgggattacaggcgtgagccaccatgccgggcgtGGCAACTGCTGTTCTACTTTCCGcctctgaatttgactactctaggtgccttagataagtggaatcatacaatatttgtacCCCTCTcccgcctttttttttgagacagggtctttctcactccccccaggctggagtgcagtggcgtgaccttggctcactgcaacttcaacctcctgggctcaactaatcctcccacctcagcctcctgagtagctggatctaCAGGCACAAGtttccatgcccagctaatgttcgattttttgtttttttttgtagagatggggtcttgcttgttgcccaggctggtctcagagcctggcctcccaaagtgcagggattacaggcgtgagccaccttgctcagcTGGTGAACCCACTCTTATTCTACTTTAGTAGAGCTGGAGACTAGATTCATTTCATGCTCCCCTtgaaaaaaatagccagaaacATTTGTGGCATTGTTAACAGTGTTGCTGTCTACCCAGCAGACTGTACCCCGGTTTCTTCCCTGCCAGCAAACCTGATTCTGTTTGGTTGGTGGATGCTGATTCATGACTCGAGTGAGTGGTGAATCCTGCCCCTTCACAAGCCTCAGAGGATGAATTATGGTTTTGCTAAATCAGTCATGAGTAACCTCGTTCCCCTCTGTCAGTGGTTGCTCTGAGAATGGGCAGATTCCCCAGTACTGACCAGTGGGTTACGTGGATGTGACTGGTAACAGGGAGGAAGAAGGCCTTTAcccttcctttctttgctttttttttaagagatggagtctcactctgttgcccaggctggagtgcagtggtgcaatcttggctcactgcaacctctacctcccaggttcaagtgattcttctgcctcagcctctgagtagctgggactacaggtatgctccaccacaccctgctaattttgtatttttagtagagacggggttttgccatgttgtccgggctggtcttgaactcctgacctcaggtgatctgcccgctttggcctcccaaagtgctgggatta
The DNA window shown above is from Homo sapiens chromosome 19, GRCh38.p14 Primary Assembly and carries:
- the NLRP12 gene encoding NACHT, LRR and PYD domains-containing protein 12 isoform 4 (isoform 4 is encoded by transcript variant 4) → MLRTAGRDGLCRLSTYLEELEAVELKKFKLYLGTATELGEGKIPWGSMEKAGPLEMAQLLITHFGPEEAWRLALSTFERINRKDLWERGQREDLVRDTPPGGPSSLGNQSTCLLEVSLVTPRKDPQETYRDYVRRKFRLMEDRNARLGECVNLSHRYTRLLLVKEHSNPMQVQQQLLDTGRGHARTVGHQASPIKIETLFEPDEERPEPPRTVVMQGAAGIGKSMLAHKVMLDWADGKLFQGRFDYLFYINCREMNQSATECSMQDLIFSCWPEPSAPLQELIRVPERLLFIIDGFDELKPSFHDPQGPWCLCWEEKRPTELLLNSLIRKKLLPELSLLITTRPTALEKLHRLLEHPRHVEILGFSEAERKEYFYKYFHNAEQAGQVFNYVRDNEPLFTMCFVPLVCWVVCTCLQQQLEGGGLLRQTSRTTTAVYMLYLLSLMQPKPGAPRLQPPPNQRGLCSLAADGLWNQKILFEEQDLRKHGLDGEDVSAFLNMNIFQKDINCERYYSFIHLSFQEFFAAMYYILDEGEGGAGPDQDVTRLLTEYAFSERSFLALTSRFLFGLLNEETRSHLEKSLCWKVSPHIKMDLLQWIQSKAQSDGSTLQQGSLEFFSCLYEIQEEEFIQQALSHFQVIVVSNIASKMEHMVSSFCLKRCRSAQVLHLYGATYSADGEDRARCSAGAHTLLVQLPERTVLLDAYSEHLAAALCTNPNLIELSLYRNALGSRGVKLLCQGLRHPNCKLQNLRLKRCRISSSACEDLSAALIANKNLTRMDLSGNGVGFPGMMLLCEGLRHPQCRLQMIQLRKCQLESGACQEMASVLGTNPHLVELDLTGNALEDLGLRLLCQGLRHPVCRLRTLWLKICRLTAAACDELASTLSVNQSLRELDLSLNELGDLGVLLLCEGLRHPTCKLQTLRLDSCGLTAKACENLYFTLGINQTLTDLYLTNNALGDTGVRLLCKRLSHPGCKLRVLWLFGMDLNKMTHSRLAALRVTKPYLDIGC
- the NLRP12 gene encoding NACHT, LRR and PYD domains-containing protein 12 isoform 2 (isoform 2 is encoded by transcript variant 2) — protein: MLRTAGRDGLCRLSTYLEELEAVELKKFKLYLGTATELGEGKIPWGSMEKAGPLEMAQLLITHFGPEEAWRLALSTFERINRKDLWERGQREDLVRDTPPGGPSSLGNQSTCLLEVSLVTPRKDPQETYRDYVRRKFRLMEDRNARLGECVNLSHRYTRLLLVKEHSNPMQVQQQLLDTGRGHARTVGHQASPIKIETLFEPDEERPEPPRTVVMQGAAGIGKSMLAHKVMLDWADGKLFQGRFDYLFYINCREMNQSATECSMQDLIFSCWPEPSAPLQELIRVPERLLFIIDGFDELKPSFHDPQGPWCLCWEEKRPTELLLNSLIRKKLLPELSLLITTRPTALEKLHRLLEHPRHVEILGFSEAERKEYFYKYFHNAEQAGQVFNYVRDNEPLFTMCFVPLVCWVVCTCLQQQLEGGGLLRQTSRTTTAVYMLYLLSLMQPKPGAPRLQPPPNQRGLCSLAADGLWNQKILFEEQDLRKHGLDGEDVSAFLNMNIFQKDINCERYYSFIHLSFQEFFAAMYYILDEGEGGAGPDQDVTRLLTEYAFSERSFLALTSRFLFGLLNEETRSHLEKSLCWKVSPHIKMDLLQWIQSKAQSDGSTLQQGSLEFFSCLYEIQEEEFIQQALSHFQVIVVSNIASKMEHMVSSFCLKRCRSAQVLHLYGATYSADGEDRARCSAGAHTLLVQLPERTVLLDAYSEHLAAALCTNPNLIELSLYRNALGSRGVKLLCQGLRHPNCKLQNLRLKRCRISSSACEDLSAALIANKNLTRMDLSGNGVGFPGMMLLCEGLRHPQCRLQMIQLRKCQLESGACQEMASVLGTNPHLVELDLTGNALEDLGLRLLCQGLRHPVCRLRTLWLKICRLTAAACDELASTLSVNQSLRELDLSLNELGDLGVLLLCEGLRHPTCKLQTLRLGICRLGSAACEGLSVVLQANHNLRELDLSFNDLGDWGLWLLAEGLQHPACRLQKLWLDSCGLTAKACENLYFTLGINQTLTDLYLTNNALGDTGVRLLCKRLSHPGCKLRVLWLFGMDLNKMTHSRLAALRVTKPYLDIGC
- the NLRP12 gene encoding NACHT, LRR and PYD domains-containing protein 12 isoform 3 (isoform 3 is encoded by transcript variant 3), giving the protein MLRTAGRDGLCRLSTYLEELEAVELKKFKLYLGTATELGEGKIPWGSMEKAGPLEMAQLLITHFGPEEAWRLALSTFERINRKDLWERGQREDLVRDTPPGGPSSLGNQSTCLLEVSLVTPRKDPQETYRDYVRRKFRLMEDRNARLGECVNLSHRYTRLLLVKEHSNPMQVQQQLLDTGRGHARTVGHQASPIKIETLFEPDEERPEPPRTVVMQGAAGIGKSMLAHKVMLDWADGKLFQGRFDYLFYINCREMNQSATECSMQDLIFSCWPEPSAPLQELIRVPERLLFIIDGFDELKPSFHDPQGPWCLCWEEKRPTELLLNSLIRKKLLPELSLLITTRPTALEKLHRLLEHPRHVEILGFSEAERKEYFYKYFHNAEQAGQVFNYVRDNEPLFTMCFVPLVCWVVCTCLQQQLEGGGLLRQTSRTTTAVYMLYLLSLMQPKPGAPRLQPPPNQRGLCSLAADGLWNQKILFEEQDLRKHGLDGEDVSAFLNMNIFQKDINCERYYSFIHLSFQEFFAAMYYILDEGEGGAGPDQDVTRLLTEYAFSERSFLALTSRFLFGLLNEETRSHLEKSLCWKVSPHIKMDLLQWIQSKAQSDGSTLQQGSLEFFSCLYEIQEEEFIQQALSHFQVIVVSNIASKMEHMVSSFCLKRCRSAQVLHLYGATYSADGEDRARCSAGAHTLLVQLRPERTVLLDAYSEHLAAALCTNPNLIELSLYRNALGSRGVKLLCQGLRHPNCKLQNLRLKRCRISSSACEDLSAALIANKNLTRMDLSGNGVGFPGMMLLCEGLRHPQCRLQMIQLRKCQLESGACQEMASVLGTNPHLVELDLTGNALEDLGLRLLCQGLRHPVCRLRTLWLKICRLTAAACDELASTLSVNQSLRELDLSLNELGDLGVLLLCEGLRHPTCKLQTLRLGICRLGSAACEGLSVVLQANHNLRELDLSFNDLGDWGLWLLAEGLQHPACRLQKLWLDSCGLTAKACENLYFTLGINQTLTDLYLTNNALGDTGVRLLCKRLSHPGCKLRVLWLFGMDLNKMTHSRLAALRVTKPYLDIGC